CTTCAAGTGGAAGGCGAGGAAGCATATCAGACTTTCTCCCGTGTCATTGAAAATGCCAATGTCATCATGGCAACATATGAAGATGTGCTCCTTGGTGATGTCCAAGTGTACCCAGAGAAGGGGACTGTTGCATTCTCCGCTGGTTTGCATGGGTGGGCTTTCACCCTTACAAACTTTGCTAAGATGTATGCCTCCAAGTTTGGAGTTGATGAGTCGAAGATGATGGAGAGGCTGTGGGGTGAGAACTTCTTTGACCCAGCCACAAAGAAATGGACCTCCAAGAACACTGGGACAGCTACCTGCAAGAGAGGTTTCGTTCAGTTCTGCTATGAGCCAATCAAGCAAATCATAGCCACCTGCATGAATGATCAGAAGGATAAGTTGTGGCCAATGTTGAAGAAGCTTGGTGTGACGATGAAGAATGATGAGAAGGACTTGATGGGCAAGGCTCTCATGAAGCGTGTGATGCAAACTTGGCTGCCTGCCAGTCGTGCTCTGCTTGAGATGATGATATTTCACCTTCCCTCTCCCTCAAAGGCACAGAGGTATCGTGTGGAGAACTTGTACGAGGGTCCCCTTGATGATATATATGCTAATGCTATCAGAAACTGTGACCCTGATGGTCCTCTTATGCTGTATGTCTCCAAGATGATTCCAGCATCTGACAAGGGTAGGTTCTTTGCCTTTGGACGTGTTTTTGCCGGGAGGGTTGCAACTGGTATGAAGGTCCGTATCATGGGTCCCAACTTTGTTCCTGGCCAGAAGAAGGATCTGTATGTGAAGAGTGTCCAGCGTACTGTTATCTGGATGGGAAAGAAGCAAGAGTCTGTTGAGGATGTTCCCTGTGGTAACACTGTTGCTTTGGTTGGTTTGGATCAGTTCATCACCAAGAATGCAACCCTGACAAATGAGAAGGAAGTTGATGCCTGCCCAATCAGGGCAATGAAGTTCTCTGTGTCCCCTGTTGTGCGTGTTGCCGTTCAGTGCAAGGTGGCATCTGATCTTCCTAAGCTTGTTGAGGGTTTGAAGCGGCTGGCGAAGTCTGACCCTATGGTTCTCTGTAGCATTGAAGAGTCTGGTGAGCATATCATTGCTGGAGCTGGAGAGCTTCACCTTGAAATCTGTTTGAAGGATCTGCAGGAGGACTTCATGGGTGGTGCTGAAATTATTGTTTCCCCTCCCGTCGTCTCCTTCCGTGAGACTGTTCTTGAGAAGTCCTGTCGCACTGTCATGAGCAAGTCCCCCAACAAGCATAACCGTCTTTACATGGAAGCTCGCCCATTGGAGGAGGGATTGGCTGAGGCTATTGATGATGGCCGCATTGGCCCACGTGATGATCCTAAGGTGCGCTCTAAGATCCTATCTGAGGAGTTTGGTTGGGACAAGGATCTCGCCAAGAAGATTTGGTGCTTTGGACCTGAGACGACTGGCCCCAACATGGTTGTTGACATGTGTAAGGGAGTGCAGTATCTGAATGAAATCAAGGACTCTGTTGTGGCTGGGTTCCAGTGGGCATCGAAAGAAGGTGCTTTGGCTGAGGAGAACATGCGTGGCATTTGCTTTGAGGTCTGTGATGTTGTTCTGCACACTGATGCTATTCACAGGGGTGGTGGTCAGGTCATCCCAACAGCCAGGAGGGTCATTTACGCTTCTCAGCTCACTGCTAAGCCAAGGCTGCTGGAGCCCGTGTACCTGGTTGAGATCCAGGCCCCAGAGAATGCACTCGGCGGTATCTATGGTGTTCTGAATCAGAAGAGAGGGCATGTGTTTGAGGAGATGCAGAGGCCTGGTACCCCACTGTACAACATCAAGGCTTACCTCCCGGTCATCGAGTCTTTCGGGTTCTCAAGTACCCTCAGGGCAGCGACATCTGGCCAGGCATTCCCCCAGTGTGTGTTCGACCACTGGGACATCATGTCTTCTGATCCTTTGGAGGCCGGCTCCCAGTCTGCCACCCTTGTCACGGAGATCCGCAAGCGCAAGGGTCTTAAGGAACAGATGACCCCTCTGTCTGATTTTGAGGACAAGCTCTAAACTTTTGGTTCTGTTATCTCCTATATGGTGTAGTTGGTTTTGCTGCTAAGAGAGCTGCACTATTATTTTCTGTCTATTGTGTCGTGGCTGTATTGCTATTGGGATGTCCTATCTGTCGTGATACTGGCACTTTGTTTTTGATGTCTATCGATGTTAAAACTTAGATTATATATGTGTTAGCCACTGGTAGTTCGTTGTTTGTGTTAGATCCTGCTCTGCCTGATTATTTATTGCTATTTTCTTGCTCTATATTTTTCATGTTTGTCCAGCAATCGCATCAGTGTTTTTCTTATTCATTGCATTAGTTTTCTCCCTGCTCTTATCATCATTTTACATTGATTGATGCACTCGTCCAGGTTTTATGCCCATCGAAATGTGTTCCCTCGTCTAGCAGTTGTATCTTTCAATTTATCCTCAAAACTTGTTTAAGCTGCAGTTTGTCAGTTTTTTAGTACAGTACATAGCTCTCCAGTTCGTACTCTACAATCTCGTAGACACAAACTGATGATGAGAAATTACTCCCTCTGGAACTAATGCTATACATCAGTAGAGTTACTTGAGATTATTCTGTAGTAGAAGCATCTGTTGGTGCTGACAATATCCGAACTTGGCATATATTCTTTGGAATAATGAAGGGTGTGCGAGAGCAAAAATTCCTTTCTCGACCCACTTTCGGGTGTTTGGTAGTGTATGAAGGTTGcttgagtccacactagtttaacACAAATAGGAcgcgtttggttgcctgcattagaCCCAATCAGGCCCGTGCGGGAAGAAAATGGGCACCGAATCGGCCATTTTTTGCGAGCTAGACGAGCTAGATCGAGCACAAGGAGTGGGCCCCGTTGCATGAGAGGACCTCTCCTCtaatccccttcttcctcctccattcaGATCTACACAACGAAGCTTCGATTCGAGATAAGTTCTACACAAAAAAGATGCACATCGATCTTATGGTTCCATTCAGACGATCGGTTTGTAGTTTCATAGATTGTAGATGATTAATTTTGTGTTCATGTTTGTACCTATTTTAGGCGCTCTTGAGGAACATGAGGGAGACCGGGCGCGGCAAGACGCGGAGGCGCAATAGGCTGCCGCCGCGGTGCGGCAGCAGGTACTTGGTTGGGGGCACGGAGAGACGCGGAGGCGTAACATGCCGGCATACGGGAGGAGATCGAGCTTGCTGAGGAGTGCTCGTCGCCGATCCGTCTCCTGCCCGCGCAAGGCAGCGCGTACTCGCAATGGGTGCTCGCCAAGCAGCCGAAAGCGACGGTCCGAGTGGCGTGCATCGAGTTCGACCCAAGCAAGCTCACCGACGACCGCGGCGACCTCGACATGATCGTGAAGAAGCTGACTCGGTCGAAGGCCGGTGGCGGTGCAACAAActctgggtccgttgcccagactgtgcacaggccccAAGGACAAGATTACAGCACCAAGATCTGACCAAGCAAGAGGGATTAATTCTTTGAAGGATCCAAGTGCAGATCAAGAAGGCCAAGatgagccagagaagcaagataccgcTAAGGAAAGAACCTctcttgccgggcaggcgagcctggcaaggttggGGTTGCCACGGAAGCAAGCTTCCAGATCATCCCGACAGACCTGCCGGGGCTTGCGGAGGCAGGccactccaccgctccacctcacaagcGATGCAAGTCATAGatcagtgcggtgtcgagccccaaggtgactaagtggctgctctctgacacatggcagccacttcctacagcaaacacctccatatgacacccgtcctgagacgtgcAGGCACGAAGCTGGCAAGACAGCCCGGCAAGGGTTGCCGGGCACACTGTGATGTGACACTCGacgacacatttaatgcgctctgtcagcctgcagagttaggtatgatagcactgtttgctatctaatcagtacgtaaagactgatttgccattgtggtgaccccttgctctataaaaggaggcccatggcaaccgtagaaagggttccgGTTCTAGAGGCTCGGGGATTCAGCCATTCGGACCCTCACACATTCATATGCGCGTAGCCACTCTCGCCGCGAGACAACCCTGTTGGGCAAGTGTGCTGCGTTCGCTGccattttccaccatcaatccaccaaagcatgagtagggttttacgcctcacggcggcccgaaccggggtaaaactgcccgtgtgatctctatcGCGCTGTGTTACgcctctccgctctttgtgcaacgtgcccatccccctGCCAAACCAAAaagggctcatggccccataggtggtcgtggtttcccacgacatctttggcgcgccaggtagggggatcacttgcgcgaacccgagagcgtcagtagcgcgtcatcttcatcgccattttcgtcatcgactatggcgcccaagaagaagctcgaagctgcaaatcacccgtccacctcgaaggctccgccacccGCGACCGCCGACGTCACGGGGAATGCGGGGACGCATGATGATGTGGACGCTGCGGGGGACGTGGTCGGCGCAGGAGGCGTTGTCACCACCTCCCTCACGGCCGAAGCAGAAGCGGGAGGCACCGGGGAAGGACAACATCAGCAACATCCCAGCGGCCACGATCCACGAGGTACAGATGGAGGGATTATTCTGTCTGCACCCTCTCTCCTCGCCGAAGGGCACAGTCGCAGTGGTGGCACATGTTCTGGGGCAAATCGCAACCCTCCAGCCGCCCCCGCTGTGGGCGCGACCGCAGGGCACGCGCAACCCCCGGAACAGGCTGACCCTGCTACTGTGCCCAACGGAGCCGCTCGTCCTCAAGCGCCTCCACCGCGTCACCACGCCATCCAAGCGGCTGGTTCGCAACAGCGAGGGCACGACGCGGTCGCCACCGGCACCATTAGGAGCCGAGCGACACTGCGGTCTACATCGTCATCACCTATGCCAAGCATTGCctcagaggccatggcgcgggcttaGCTGCTGTTGAGATTTCCGCCAgcagccgatcagatggatgagtggcgagCCATCATCCAAAGCCTGATTGGTTTCACCGAGGCGGGAGGATCACAGCGAGCTGGCACGCCATGGCCTCCCCAGGCGACAACAACGGCTCGTGCAGCTGGTcgtacggaaggggccacccccacggtgcaATCCCCACCACAACAAGCAGCACAGAAGCCACGAAACCAAGAATccgatgacgtctcgatggcctcttccgaccctcgagcgCATCAAGGCCAATGGCGGTCCCCGAAGGACAGGCGGAGGGAAGGCGCGCGCGTCGTCGTCAAGCGGCACCGCGACAACCACCGCCAGCCCAATGGCTGCGATGGCCCCGACATCGACGAGCCCGCGCTCAGAGATGGCGAgtgcctgcctttcgaggttgggtgccctgccttcacccgtgagctgtggcaagtccgttggccgtccgctcgcacgttcaagccagagatacccaaGAAGTATGATGGGAGATTGAACccagcagagttcttgagcatctacaccatcgctgttcaagctatcgagggaagagatgagaaggtgttcgccaactacttccctttgacactcaagtcaaatgtgaggtcttggttgatgcacctgccggagaactccatttcgacctgggttgacctatgccatgagttcattggcgccttcacgggaagccatcaagaaccagggcagcccagcgacttgcagcttctccagcagaaagaaggagagactctacgaaagtacttgcagagattcaaccgagtccacagaaatattccagacatccacccggcagctgtgataggtGCCTTCCAATCCAACGTGCGCAACCACAGGATAAGTTCCAAGATCAAcgttcggttgcccaagactgtgaaggagctttatgCCTTGGTGGACAAAtgtgctcgggtggaggaggggaggaaactccctggagaggaagattgcgtcaacatcgactcagaggatgacgacgagaccactagtcagaagaagaagaagaacaagaagcgcaaggataagGCGGTGATGACCGTTGAGGGATCGGGCATGCCTAGTACCGAcaagaaggctaaggccgaagcctCCGGCAAGGAAGCTACCACGTGCGCTGACTGCCGAGAGGCTGCGACTGACGAGAAAGCTGGGAAAAGTGATGgaccgtactgcaagattcatcggaccaagggccacgatctccaggaaTGTCATcgggttgagcagctcgtcaagaggcAAAGGGCTGAGTATGaaaagcgtgataaggaaaaaggtcagaacgGTACTGGCGGGAAGGGCcggggcggtgaagcaaatcgcctcGGCAAGACTCCTCGGAACCAAGGGAAACCCGCCAGGGGCCGAGAGAAGGAGGATTGCAATGCTGAAAGTGATGAAGGGGGTGACGAGAaaaccagcgagcaggaattccagaaggccactggCGCTATTGACgtgggtgcatctttgcactcctctcaccgccagcttaaacagtgggcgtgtgaggtcaatgccatggagccagcggcaggttctcggaagccgctcaagtggtcactCACGctcatcatctttgatgaagaggatcaccccGACCGCATCActgcggtagggtgcttgccgttgttggtctcaccaacgatccgcaacctcaaagtcacaaagatgctgTTGACGgcgggccgggttgaatctgatttccccacagGTTATCAGCAAACTCCAGATAGCAAAGGAAGAGCTTAAGGCcacaggcacgtttcaaggagtcaatcttggcaggagccgtcctaagggaaagatcacgttgccagtgacatttgggggagatttaaactaccggactgagaaggttgtgtttgatgtggtcgacctctcCCTACCGCACAACGGAATCCTTGGGCGCCCGACCCTAGCcaaattcatggtggcatcccactatgcgtacaacaccttgaagatgccagggccgatgaGCGTCATTTCCATTCCGTCAGACAAGAAAGACGCAATtatttgcgtggataagatgtatcGGGGCGCCATCGCGGCAGAGGCCGCTGAAGCCACAGTTCCCATcaaggaaagtaaaggaaagaagaagacCAGTAAGGACGCCGGCATAGAATCCGGGAAGCATATCTCTTTGAAGTGTGCCACACATGTTGATGAcgtgccggagagttccaacagcaagaggtCCAAGGCTGCTGCACCCCATGTGAAAAAGGTCTCAGCTGGGCTGGTTGGcgctgatggtactttcactatcagtgccacccttgatgacaaataggaaagcgtgctcgttgtcttcctgcgggcgaatgtcgatgtgttcccagggaggtaatcgagcgccatcttgctgtctgcccacatgctcgacccgtcaagcagaaggttcggaagcaggccttggagcggcagcagttcattgccgaggagatcaaggAACTTGAGGCAGTTGGTTTgctcagaggagtactgcatccaagatggttagcaaacccagtggttgtgcgcaaggctaatgagaaatggaggctttgcatagatttcacggatCTGAACAAGGcgtgcccgaaggacccattccccttgctgcgcatcgaccagattgtggatttcACTTCcgggtgtgatttgctctcctttctggatgcatactctgggtaccatcagatatttatgtccaaggaagatgaagaaaatacctcattcataaccccatgtggcacatagTGCTTTGTGCGCAtccctttcgggttgaagagtgccgggtccacttttgcaagagcagtccaaattggctttgaaccacagttgcacaggaacatcgaagcttatatggatgatattgtggtcaagaccaaggatagatcAACACTCATCCAGGAtttagaagagacatttgctaatctgcgcaagatcaacttgaagctgaacccggagaagtgtgtgtttggcgttcccatccggcaagctacttggtttcttttTGTCCCACCgcgggatcgaggccaacccagagaagatcaaagccatcgagcagattcaGGCACCCAAGACAATTAAGGATGTAAGGCATTTGATGGGATGCATTGCtgcgcttagcagattcatctccaagtctgtcgagcgcgccttgccgttcttcaaaattttgaagaaggtagAACCCCTGAAGTGGACCCCAAAAGTAGACgtagcgctgcaagatttgaagacctacttgtcttTTGTTCCCactttggttgcacccaaaccacatgagccgttgctgctatatctggcagcgACTAATTAAGTGGTTAGCGCAGCATTAGTGGCACAACGGGAAGTGGAGTAGATAGCAACCTTAGCCGGTTTCCCATCCAGGGAAGAGAGAGAGAACAACCCGACAAGGCCAGATATGGATCAGGACAAAGAGGAGCACGTCAGCGGAGGCAACGCCAAGGACACGACAAGGAAGAAGGTGGTGGAGCGCTCGATATACTTCATTagctccctattgcagggggctagatccaggtattctggcgtgcaaaaattgatttttggccttgtcatggcctcaaggaaactgcgccactacttccaagcccatgagatcacggttgtcacacgcttcccattgcaaaggatactccaaaacccagAGGCTACCGACAGGATAGTGGAATGGtcattggagttatccagctttggcctgaagtttgaaagcacatcaacgattcagagcagggcattggaagagtttattgcagaatggacgccaacccctgatgaagaagtaCTGGAAACAGttatccccgtcaaggaagcgctccatgaatggatcatgtatttcgatggtgccttctccctacaaggtgcaggggctggtgtgcttctcgttgctcccagtggagagcacctgaagtacgtcgtccagatgcattttcaccgagaggaggcgaccaacaatacaacagagtatgaagggctccttgccgggctcaggattgccacataattaggaatcaagaagttgattattcgaggagattcacaacttgtggtgagacaagtcaacaaggattaccaaagtccattgatggaggcatacgccGATGAatagaagattggaggagcactttgacggattgcaaacggAGCACGTACCCCGCGCGGAAAACAGCATTGCTGATCATCTGttaaagtgtgctgcgcagaagcttcctgtggaaccagggacttttgttctccatcttactcggCCCTCCGTATCCCCGACAACAATGGACCGAAAGAGGAGGAATTAGGCTCCGGTAAGCCTCTCTCGGTAGAGCCTCTCGGggctcctggcagggaccctgccggaaacaactccccttCGATTGCCGGGCTGCACCCTCCTGCCGGGCCACTGGTCCCCGTGGTCGAGGGATGCGCTCCCAcgaatgaggaggtgccgctagtcctcgttgccgagccccaggctccaacttgggcaaggcacatagtccatttcctccaaactggagaacttcccgaagagcaagaataagcggaaagagtagcccggagggccagtatgtatcagtttgtcgatgacacactatACGGAAGAAGGcctaacggtgtgaaattgaagtgcatttgtcgggaagaaggaaaagaactgctggcagaaatacacaaaggcatgtgcggctcccacattggatcaagggctttaGTTCGGAAAGCATcctggcaaggattctattggaccacagccctccaagatgcggtcgagctagtcaccaagtgtgaagcctaccagttccattccaagaatatccatctgccTTCCCAAgcacttcagacaatccctttgtcatggtcgTCTTCGGTCCGGGGGCtcaatatcctcggccctttcccccgagctgctgggggctttgaattcttgttcctTGCAAtcgacaaatttacaaagtggccggaagtagctgcctgagaaaggtgactgctcagtcagctatcaagttcttgaaagatttggtgtgccgcttcggggtccccgcccggatcatcactgacaatggcacccaattcacgagtcgcgccttcatgcaatatgttcgtgccctcggaagcaagatctcatttgcctctgttgcacatcccagaagaaatggacaagctgagagggcgaacgctgaagtgctacggggactcaagacaagaacatttgataagttttagaagtgtggcaggcgatggatcgatgagctgtcggtggttctttggtccctcaaaacgacaccaaactgagctaccgggcagactcccttctccctactCTATGGGGcaaaagcagttatccccatggaacgggtcacctcgagtacttgcctatgatgaagtagcgcaggaacaacaccggcgtgacgacgatgtgcttctcgaggagaaccgtctccgggctgctacgcgtgttgcacgctaccagcaagccctgcgtcgataTCACAAccacagggttcatgcccggtgttttgagaaaggcgaccttgtccttaggggtgttcagtccgccaagggtacaaacaagttgtcgtCGAAGTGGGAAgtcccttaccgggtagtacgagtcaccagacctggcgcagtacGTCTGGagccggagatggcattcaattgccaaaatcatggaatattgagcatctccgcaagttctacccgtaaggtgcgGCTGTCAGGCCCTGCCcggtagccacccttttgtacaggccttgcctcagttgcatgtaaccccttgtacaaagccaggcgcagactgatacgtctccaatgtatctataatttttgattgttccatgttgttatattatcattcttggatgttttacaatcattttatagtcattttatattattattttggtactaacctattgacatagtgcccagtgccagtttctgttctgcatgtttttttatattccaggaaatcaataccaaacggagtccaaacgcagtgaaactttttgtggatttttttggatcagaagacataaggtgggccaagaaagcacctgaggggagctccgatgggagcacaacccaccagggtgcgcctgggggcccaggcactccccggtgggttgtgccctcctctttggccccccacaccgcctctttgctctataaataccccagtattccaaaaaccctaggggagtctacggaaatcaattccagccgccgcagagtccagaaacacaagatccaatctagacaccatctcggaggggttcatcatgtccattgttgcctctccgatgatgcgtgagtagttctttgtagacctacgggtccgtagttagtagctagatggcttcctctctctctctctctctctctctctctctctctcttgattatcaatgcaatggtctcttggagatccatatgatgtaagtctttttgcggtgtgtctgttgggatccgatgaactttgagtttatgatcagatctatgtttttatccgtgaaagttatttgagtcttctttgatctcttatatgcatgattgattatagcctcgtatttcttctccgatatttgggttttgtttggccaacttgatctatttatcttgcaatgggaagaggtgctttgtgatgggttcgatcttccggtgcttgatcccagtgacagaaagggaaacaccatgtatgtatcgttgctattaaggataacaagatggggtctatttctacataaatagatcttgtccacatcatgtcatcgttcttatttcattactccgtttatccatgaacttaatacactagatgcatgttggatagtagtcaatgtgtggagtaatagtagtagatgcaggcaggagtcggtctactaatcttggacgtgatgcctatataatgatcattgcctggatatcatcatgattatttgaagttctatcaattgcccaacaa
This window of the Triticum aestivum cultivar Chinese Spring chromosome 5D, IWGSC CS RefSeq v2.1, whole genome shotgun sequence genome carries:
- the LOC123123606 gene encoding elongation factor 2 — encoded protein: MVKFTAEELRGIMDKKNNIRNMSVIAHVDHGKSTLTDSLVAAAGIIAQEVAGDVRMTDTRADEAERGITIKSTGISLFYQMTPESLEMYKGDRDGDEYLINLIDSPGHVDFSSEVTAALRITDGALVVVDCIEGVCVQTETVLRQALGERIRPVLTVNKMDRCFLELQVEGEEAYQTFSRVIENANVIMATYEDVLLGDVQVYPEKGTVAFSAGLHGWAFTLTNFAKMYASKFGVDESKMMERLWGENFFDPATKKWTSKNTGTATCKRGFVQFCYEPIKQIIATCMNDQKDKLWPMLKKLGVTMKNDEKDLMGKALMKRVMQTWLPASRALLEMMIFHLPSPSKAQRYRVENLYEGPLDDIYANAIRNCDPDGPLMLYVSKMIPASDKGRFFAFGRVFAGRVATGMKVRIMGPNFVPGQKKDLYVKSVQRTVIWMGKKQESVEDVPCGNTVALVGLDQFITKNATLTNEKEVDACPIRAMKFSVSPVVRVAVQCKVASDLPKLVEGLKRLAKSDPMVLCSIEESGEHIIAGAGELHLEICLKDLQEDFMGGAEIIVSPPVVSFRETVLEKSCRTVMSKSPNKHNRLYMEARPLEEGLAEAIDDGRIGPRDDPKVRSKILSEEFGWDKDLAKKIWCFGPETTGPNMVVDMCKGVQYLNEIKDSVVAGFQWASKEGALAEENMRGICFEVCDVVLHTDAIHRGGGQVIPTARRVIYASQLTAKPRLLEPVYLVEIQAPENALGGIYGVLNQKRGHVFEEMQRPGTPLYNIKAYLPVIESFGFSSTLRAATSGQAFPQCVFDHWDIMSSDPLEAGSQSATLVTEIRKRKGLKEQMTPLSDFEDKL